A genomic window from Nocardioides sp. BP30 includes:
- a CDS encoding TetR family transcriptional regulator: MRYRREEIVARALDTLDVYGLADLTMRRLGTELGVQPSALYHHFANKQTLLAAMADELLRRAAWPVAGPWVERVGAICTVLRDQLLAYRDGAELVATVHSFGLGAREPAVLLEAALAEGDIGGLTPTAVRTLLHYVYGHAVDEQTHLQAAAAGAIDDDPRDDDDFGTGLGIVIAGIQVVRAAAAS, encoded by the coding sequence ATGCGGTATCGGCGCGAGGAGATCGTGGCGCGCGCGCTCGACACGCTGGACGTCTACGGGCTGGCCGACCTCACCATGCGCCGGCTCGGGACCGAGCTCGGCGTCCAGCCATCGGCCCTCTACCACCACTTCGCCAACAAGCAGACGCTGCTGGCGGCGATGGCCGACGAGCTGCTCCGTCGGGCCGCGTGGCCGGTGGCGGGGCCCTGGGTGGAGCGGGTCGGTGCGATCTGCACCGTGCTCCGCGACCAGCTCCTGGCCTATCGCGACGGTGCCGAGCTGGTCGCGACCGTGCACTCCTTCGGCCTCGGCGCACGCGAGCCGGCAGTGCTCCTGGAGGCGGCGCTGGCCGAGGGTGACATCGGTGGGCTGACCCCCACAGCGGTGCGCACCCTGCTGCACTACGTCTACGGGCACGCCGTCGACGAGCAGACCCACCTGCAGGCGGCCGCGGCCGGTGCGATCGACGACGACCCGCGCGACGACGACGACTTCGGCACGGGGCTGGGCATCGTGATCGCGGGCATCCAGGTGGTCAGGGCCGCGGCCGCGTCCTGA
- a CDS encoding AlkA N-terminal domain-containing protein gives MELDTEACYRAVSSRDRRFDGVFYTAVRTTGIYCRPSCPARTPAPGNVTFHRSAAAAQAAGYRACKRCLPDATPGSPEWDVAATAAGRAMRLIADGVVDREGVDGLARRMGYTPRHLNRLLLAEVGAGPLALARARRAQTARVLIETSDLGLADVAFAAGFASVRQFNDTVREVYAATPSQLRGRRARAVGSGVMHLRLAVRTPYAGAALLRFLADHAVAGVEVARGNTYARTLDLPHGPGVVELELDDLTGPGTAFVPAAFRLADLRDTGAAVERVRRILDADCDPVAVGLHLGADPLLGALVARTPGLRVPGAPDGAELAVRTIVGQQVSVTGARTVLGRLVAGHGVPFETGVAGLTHLFPGAETIAGIEPEALPMPRSRGRALNTLAAAIVGGEVALDRGADRDTVRDALLALPGIGPWTAGYIALRALAHPDVFLPSDVGLRRALTRLGVDPASSGLAEASWRPWRSYASLYLWNSLDQAVEAA, from the coding sequence ATGGAGCTCGACACCGAAGCCTGCTATCGCGCCGTCTCCTCGCGCGATCGGCGCTTCGACGGCGTCTTCTACACAGCGGTGCGCACCACCGGCATCTACTGTCGGCCGTCGTGCCCGGCACGGACCCCGGCACCCGGCAACGTCACCTTCCACCGCAGCGCGGCGGCGGCCCAGGCGGCCGGCTACCGCGCGTGCAAGCGGTGCCTGCCCGACGCCACGCCCGGCAGCCCGGAGTGGGACGTGGCCGCGACGGCCGCCGGCCGGGCGATGCGGCTGATCGCCGACGGTGTCGTCGACCGGGAGGGCGTCGACGGACTCGCCCGCCGGATGGGCTACACACCGCGCCACCTCAATCGGCTCCTGCTCGCCGAGGTCGGGGCCGGGCCGCTGGCGCTCGCCCGGGCGCGGCGCGCCCAGACCGCCCGGGTGCTCATCGAGACCAGCGATCTCGGGCTCGCCGACGTCGCGTTCGCCGCCGGCTTCGCGAGCGTGCGGCAGTTCAACGACACCGTCCGGGAGGTGTACGCCGCCACGCCGTCGCAGCTGCGCGGGCGTCGCGCTCGCGCGGTGGGCAGCGGGGTGATGCACCTGCGGCTCGCCGTGCGGACGCCGTACGCCGGCGCCGCCCTGCTGCGCTTCCTGGCCGACCACGCCGTGGCAGGCGTCGAGGTCGCCCGCGGCAACACGTATGCGCGCACGCTCGACCTGCCGCACGGACCCGGCGTCGTCGAGCTCGAGCTCGACGACCTGACCGGGCCGGGCACCGCGTTCGTTCCGGCCGCCTTCCGGCTCGCCGACCTGCGCGACACCGGCGCTGCCGTCGAGCGGGTGCGGCGGATCCTGGACGCGGACTGCGATCCGGTCGCCGTCGGGCTCCACCTCGGCGCCGACCCGCTGCTGGGCGCACTGGTGGCCAGGACGCCCGGCCTGCGAGTGCCCGGCGCACCCGACGGCGCCGAGCTGGCGGTGCGCACGATCGTGGGCCAGCAGGTCAGCGTCACGGGTGCTCGCACCGTGCTGGGCAGGCTCGTCGCCGGCCACGGCGTGCCGTTCGAAACCGGTGTCGCCGGCCTGACCCATCTCTTCCCGGGCGCCGAGACGATCGCCGGCATCGAGCCCGAGGCGCTGCCGATGCCGCGCTCGCGCGGTCGGGCGCTGAACACGCTGGCCGCCGCGATCGTCGGCGGGGAGGTGGCGCTGGACCGCGGCGCCGACCGCGACACCGTCCGCGACGCGCTGCTGGCGCTTCCCGGGATCGGGCCGTGGACCGCCGGCTACATCGCGCTGCGGGCGCTCGCGCACCCCGACGTCTTCCTGCCCTCCGACGTCGGCCTGCGGCGTGCCCTGACCCGTCTCGGCGTCGATCCGGCCTCGTCCGGCCTCGCCGAGGCGAGCTGGCGCCCCTGGCGCTCCTACGCCTCGCTCTACCTGTGGAACTCACTCGACCAAGCCGTGGAGGCAGCCTGA
- a CDS encoding glutathione peroxidase has product MTTLSDFEATRLDGTQESLSDYAGKVVLVVNTASRCGFTPQLEGLERLWETYADRGLVVLGFPCNQFGNQEPGSAEEIGAFCQRNYGVSFPMFAKIDVNGAEAHPLYRWLRSQARGVLGTKVRWNFTKFLVGPDGAVVRRFGSATKPEKLAPAIEALLPAS; this is encoded by the coding sequence ATGACCACACTGTCCGACTTCGAGGCCACCCGGCTCGACGGAACGCAGGAGTCGCTGTCCGACTACGCCGGCAAGGTGGTGCTGGTCGTCAACACGGCCTCGCGGTGCGGCTTCACCCCGCAGCTCGAAGGCCTGGAGCGCCTCTGGGAGACGTACGCCGATCGCGGCCTGGTCGTGCTCGGCTTCCCGTGCAACCAGTTCGGCAACCAGGAGCCGGGCTCCGCCGAGGAGATCGGCGCGTTCTGCCAGCGCAACTACGGGGTCAGCTTCCCGATGTTCGCCAAGATCGACGTCAACGGCGCCGAAGCCCACCCGCTCTATCGCTGGCTGCGCTCGCAGGCGCGCGGTGTGCTGGGGACCAAGGTCCGCTGGAACTTCACCAAGTTCCTCGTCGGTCCCGACGGCGCGGTGGTCAGGCGTTTCGGCTCGGCGACCAAGCCGGAGAAGCTCGCGCCGGCGATCGAGGCGCTCCTTCCGGCCTCCTGA
- the gltX gene encoding glutamate--tRNA ligase has product MAPSPTGSPHVGLVRTALFNWAFARHHGGTFVFRIEDTDKERSTAESLASIIDLMRWLGLDWDEGPEVGGPHAPYFQSQRGDIYADALAKLQSSGRVYRCYCTTAEIEGRALVKKEEYAAAKAAFAAAGGQGTKPEAPVMGYDGFCRDLSEEQIAAFEAEGRAFVPRLRMPEGSITWNDLVRGEVTFETKHVPDFALARANGDPLYTLVNPVDDALMEITHVLRGEDLLSSTPRQIALYEALEEVGIAKATPAFGHLPYVMGEGNKKLSKRDPEAHALAYREQGFVPEGLLNYLALLGWAIAADRDIFSLEEMVEAFDIRDVNANPARFDLKKCEAINAAHVHQLSVEEITDRALPFLKRDGVLTDPVSPADQQLLELAMPFVAERVNKLTEVGELLRFLFIDEADFVLDAEDRAKLVDTDEGQAVLQAAYDALARVEPWSAARISDVLQQALVEEMGLKPRVAFGPVRVATTGKRVSPPLYESLELLGRERSLARLQSALA; this is encoded by the coding sequence ATGGCTCCGAGCCCGACGGGCAGCCCGCACGTCGGGCTGGTCCGCACGGCGCTGTTCAACTGGGCCTTCGCCCGCCACCACGGCGGCACCTTCGTCTTCCGGATCGAGGACACCGACAAGGAGCGCAGCACCGCGGAGTCGCTGGCCTCGATCATCGACCTGATGCGCTGGCTCGGCCTGGACTGGGACGAGGGCCCCGAGGTCGGTGGCCCGCACGCGCCGTACTTCCAGAGCCAGCGCGGCGACATCTACGCGGACGCCCTCGCGAAGCTGCAGAGCTCCGGCCGTGTCTACCGCTGCTACTGCACCACCGCGGAGATCGAGGGTCGGGCGCTGGTGAAGAAGGAGGAGTACGCCGCCGCCAAGGCCGCCTTCGCCGCCGCCGGTGGCCAGGGCACCAAGCCCGAGGCGCCGGTGATGGGCTACGACGGCTTCTGCCGCGACCTGTCCGAGGAGCAGATCGCCGCCTTCGAGGCGGAGGGACGAGCCTTCGTCCCGCGCCTGCGGATGCCTGAGGGCTCGATCACGTGGAACGACCTGGTCCGCGGCGAGGTCACCTTCGAGACCAAGCACGTGCCGGACTTCGCGCTCGCCCGCGCCAACGGCGACCCGCTCTACACGCTGGTCAACCCGGTCGACGACGCGCTGATGGAGATCACCCACGTCCTGCGCGGGGAGGACCTGCTGTCCTCCACGCCGCGCCAGATCGCGCTGTACGAGGCGCTCGAGGAGGTCGGCATCGCCAAGGCGACGCCGGCGTTCGGCCACCTCCCGTACGTGATGGGCGAGGGCAACAAGAAGCTCTCCAAGCGCGACCCCGAGGCGCACGCGCTCGCCTACCGCGAGCAGGGCTTCGTCCCCGAGGGCCTGCTCAACTACCTGGCGCTGCTCGGCTGGGCCATCGCGGCGGACCGCGACATCTTCTCCCTCGAGGAGATGGTCGAGGCGTTCGACATCAGGGACGTCAACGCCAACCCCGCGCGGTTCGACCTCAAGAAGTGCGAGGCCATCAACGCCGCGCACGTGCACCAGCTCTCGGTCGAGGAGATCACCGACCGCGCGCTGCCGTTCCTCAAGCGCGACGGGGTGCTCACCGACCCCGTCAGCCCGGCCGACCAGCAGCTGCTGGAGCTGGCGATGCCGTTCGTGGCCGAGCGGGTCAACAAGCTCACCGAGGTCGGCGAGCTGCTCCGGTTCCTGTTCATCGACGAGGCCGACTTCGTTCTCGACGCCGAGGACAGGGCCAAGCTGGTCGACACCGACGAGGGCCAGGCAGTGCTTCAGGCGGCGTACGACGCCCTGGCCCGCGTCGAGCCCTGGTCGGCGGCCCGGATCAGCGACGTGCTGCAGCAGGCGCTGGTCGAGGAGATGGGCCTCAAGCCGCGCGTGGCCTTCGGCCCGGTGCGCGTCGCCACCACCGGCAAGCGGGTGAGCCCGCCGCTGTACGAGTCGCTCGAGCTGCTCGGCCGCGAGCGCAGCCTGGCGCGGCTGCAGAGCGCGCTGGCCTGA
- a CDS encoding LCP family protein translates to MSQTGPMAPHHRRTVFTVIACTLLVLALATGTFVAVFYQHLDANLHAGQAIKHEVHKKQKGPKAPLNILVMGLDNRDCAGCDVDSESGADGSDTTILVHISADRKTAYGISIPRDALVKPVACTAGHHYTSRGVTTDLVQWNAAFTAGGADCTAEQLEKNFGIYVDGYITVNFGGFKGMVTALGGVNVCIPFELSDPNVAHITFEPGKSVHLNGPRALQYVRLRHVLDGSDIGRMKRQQYFISQMIDKADSAGTLTRPDKLVKFANALTGSITTSPNLASVKQLVKLAKQVKGIDLTNIRFITVPNAVYDVPTTDPYYGRVKILPAAKKLWKRVSNDKPLTKSLAAGAISAGGSGSATPSNSTSSSPSGTPSSTSSPSATTSAGSGSSSGSSSAPTREIADAAQYGLCS, encoded by the coding sequence ATGTCACAGACCGGCCCGATGGCGCCGCATCACCGTCGAACGGTCTTCACCGTCATCGCCTGCACCCTGCTCGTGCTGGCGCTCGCGACCGGCACCTTCGTCGCGGTGTTCTACCAGCACCTCGACGCCAACCTGCACGCCGGCCAGGCGATCAAGCACGAGGTGCACAAGAAGCAGAAGGGTCCCAAGGCTCCGCTGAACATCCTGGTGATGGGTCTGGACAACCGCGACTGCGCCGGCTGCGACGTCGACAGCGAGTCGGGAGCCGACGGCTCGGACACCACGATCCTCGTGCACATCTCGGCCGACCGTAAGACGGCGTACGGCATCTCGATCCCGCGCGACGCCCTGGTCAAGCCGGTCGCGTGCACGGCCGGCCACCACTACACCTCGCGGGGGGTCACGACCGACCTCGTCCAGTGGAACGCCGCCTTCACCGCCGGTGGCGCCGACTGCACCGCCGAGCAGCTGGAGAAGAACTTCGGCATCTACGTGGACGGCTACATCACCGTCAACTTCGGCGGCTTCAAGGGCATGGTGACAGCGCTCGGCGGGGTCAACGTGTGCATCCCGTTCGAGCTCAGCGACCCCAACGTCGCCCACATCACCTTCGAGCCCGGCAAGTCCGTGCATCTCAACGGCCCGCGTGCGCTGCAGTACGTCCGGCTGCGCCATGTGCTCGACGGCAGCGACATCGGCCGGATGAAGCGCCAGCAGTACTTCATCTCCCAGATGATCGACAAGGCGGACAGCGCCGGCACGCTGACCCGACCGGACAAGCTGGTGAAGTTCGCCAACGCGCTGACCGGCTCGATCACGACCAGCCCGAACCTGGCCTCGGTCAAGCAGCTCGTCAAGCTCGCCAAGCAGGTCAAGGGCATCGACCTGACCAACATCCGGTTCATCACCGTGCCCAACGCTGTCTACGACGTGCCCACCACCGACCCGTACTACGGACGGGTCAAGATCCTTCCCGCCGCCAAGAAGCTGTGGAAGCGGGTCAGCAACGACAAGCCGCTCACCAAGTCGCTGGCAGCCGGGGCCATCTCGGCGGGCGGGTCAGGTTCCGCGACGCCCTCGAACTCGACCTCCTCCTCCCCGTCGGGTACGCCGAGCTCGACGTCATCCCCCTCGGCCACCACGTCGGCCGGCAGCGGTTCGAGCAGCGGTTCGAGCAGCGCGCCCACGCGGGAGATCGCCGATGCCGCCCAGTACGGCCTGTGCAGCTGA
- a CDS encoding methylated-DNA--[protein]-cysteine S-methyltransferase, giving the protein MWTVIDSPIGELRLVEQDGAISAIDFHPFAYADGRPRGERDDAQPVLRACARQLAEYFAGERTAFDLPLAPSGTPFQQRVWQELVSIGYGRTATYGEIAGRLGLTGHGARAVGLANGRNPIPVVIPCHRVIGANGSLTGYAGGVERKQLLLDLETEALF; this is encoded by the coding sequence ATGTGGACAGTGATCGACTCCCCGATCGGGGAGCTGCGGCTGGTGGAGCAGGACGGCGCGATTAGCGCCATCGACTTCCACCCGTTCGCCTACGCCGACGGTCGCCCACGCGGTGAGCGCGACGACGCACAGCCGGTGCTCCGCGCGTGCGCGCGCCAGCTGGCGGAGTACTTCGCCGGTGAGCGCACCGCGTTCGACCTTCCTCTCGCGCCGTCCGGGACGCCCTTCCAGCAGCGCGTCTGGCAGGAGCTGGTGTCGATCGGTTACGGGCGCACCGCTACGTACGGCGAGATCGCGGGGCGGCTCGGCCTGACCGGTCACGGGGCGCGGGCCGTCGGGCTGGCCAACGGCCGCAACCCGATCCCCGTGGTGATCCCGTGCCACCGGGTCATCGGTGCGAACGGCTCGCTCACGGGCTACGCCGGGGGCGTGGAACGCAAGCAGCTGCTGCTCGACCTCGAGACCGAGGCGCTCTTCTGA
- a CDS encoding NUDIX hydrolase produces the protein MTWETLSSRRVYENPWITVREDDVRRPDGTPGIYGVVEVRHPAVFVVPVTDAGEVVLVRQHRYTIGRESLEIPAGGTDGEDVLAAARRELVEETGYDAGDLRLLAEVYSLNGVSRAPGHVVLATGLTRVGAGGGLGDEGITAVEHLAWPTLFELLGAGEIHDGETAAALMYAAVALGRVR, from the coding sequence GTGACCTGGGAGACCCTGAGCAGCCGTCGCGTCTACGAGAACCCCTGGATCACCGTCCGCGAGGACGACGTACGGCGCCCCGACGGCACCCCGGGCATCTACGGCGTCGTCGAGGTGCGGCACCCGGCGGTCTTCGTCGTACCCGTGACCGATGCCGGGGAGGTCGTCCTGGTGCGGCAGCACCGCTACACCATCGGCCGGGAGTCGCTCGAGATCCCCGCCGGTGGGACCGACGGCGAGGACGTGCTCGCCGCCGCACGCCGCGAGCTCGTCGAGGAGACCGGGTACGACGCGGGTGACCTGCGCCTGCTCGCCGAGGTCTACTCGCTCAACGGCGTCAGCCGCGCTCCCGGCCACGTCGTCCTGGCCACCGGGCTGACCCGCGTCGGCGCGGGTGGCGGTCTCGGCGATGAGGGCATCACCGCCGTGGAGCACCTGGCCTGGCCCACGCTGTTCGAGCTGCTCGGCGCCGGCGAGATCCACGACGGCGAGACAGCCGCGGCGCTGATGTACGCCGCCGTCGCGCTCGGCCGGGTCCGGTGA
- a CDS encoding IclR family transcriptional regulator, whose protein sequence is MDTSSGVGVLDKAALVLTALESGPATLAGLVTATGLARPTAHRLAVALEHHRLVARDMQGRFVLGPRLAELSAAAGEDRLLATAGPVLARLRDITGESAQLWRRQGEFRVCVAAAERPSGLRDTIPVGSQLTMRAGSAAQVLLAWEDPDRLHRGLQNAAFSAAALSGIRRRGWAQSIGEREAGVASVSAPVRSPGGKIIAAVSVSGPLERLTRQPGKMHAPAVLAAAERLSESLRRAAE, encoded by the coding sequence ATGGACACATCGAGCGGAGTCGGCGTCCTCGACAAGGCCGCCCTCGTGCTGACCGCACTGGAATCCGGGCCGGCGACCCTGGCCGGCCTGGTCACGGCGACCGGCCTGGCACGCCCCACGGCCCATCGTCTCGCGGTCGCACTGGAGCACCACCGGCTGGTCGCTCGGGACATGCAGGGCCGGTTCGTGCTCGGCCCGCGGCTCGCCGAGCTCTCCGCCGCCGCCGGCGAGGACCGGCTGCTGGCCACCGCCGGCCCGGTGCTCGCCCGCCTGCGCGACATCACCGGCGAGTCCGCACAGCTGTGGCGCCGCCAGGGCGAGTTCCGGGTGTGCGTCGCCGCGGCCGAGCGCCCCTCCGGCCTGCGCGACACCATCCCGGTCGGCTCCCAGCTCACCATGCGCGCTGGCTCGGCGGCACAGGTGCTGCTCGCCTGGGAGGACCCGGACCGGCTGCACCGCGGTTTGCAGAACGCCGCCTTCTCCGCCGCCGCCCTCTCCGGCATCCGCCGCCGCGGCTGGGCCCAGTCCATCGGCGAGCGCGAGGCCGGCGTGGCCTCGGTCTCGGCGCCGGTCCGCTCCCCCGGCGGCAAGATCATCGCGGCGGTCTCGGTCTCCGGCCCGCTCGAGCGACTCACCCGCCAGCCGGGCAAGATGCACGCGCCCGCCGTGCTCGCCGCCGCGGAACGGCTCTCGGAGTCGTTGCGCCGGGCCGCCGAATAG
- a CDS encoding CPBP family intramembrane glutamic endopeptidase yields MPALPEPGRGLAYHQLHRGGRNGALRTLVGVFALLVLTLIVAQLLLEGAFAVGYAVAGRDVSAALDRLSDTKHLTPPALAFLNLSLAAAIPVAMLVTWVVHGLRPAWLASVRPRIRWRWFGLCLALAVVALVATLAVSAVLPSQGPSDTKVGGALNHWSATMRDYLLVILFLTPLQAAGEEYAFRGYLTQAFGGLFRQRWAAVVIPAFLFALAHGGQDVPVFFDRFAFGLVAGVLVIATGGLEAGIAMHVLNNFLAFGLALLYGNMSQTLNATSGSWWNIPVTLTQSLVFLALVLWAGRRRGLQTRTGVPDFAPAGRAM; encoded by the coding sequence GTGCCAGCCCTCCCCGAGCCCGGGCGCGGCCTCGCGTACCACCAGCTGCACCGGGGTGGGCGCAACGGCGCGCTCCGGACGCTGGTGGGCGTCTTCGCGCTGCTGGTGCTGACGCTGATCGTGGCCCAGCTGCTCCTGGAGGGTGCCTTCGCGGTGGGCTATGCCGTGGCGGGTCGTGACGTCTCCGCCGCACTGGACCGGCTCAGCGACACCAAGCACCTGACGCCGCCCGCGCTGGCGTTCCTCAACCTGTCGCTGGCCGCCGCGATCCCGGTCGCGATGCTGGTGACGTGGGTGGTGCACGGTCTGCGCCCCGCGTGGCTGGCGTCGGTGCGTCCCCGGATCCGGTGGCGATGGTTCGGCCTGTGCCTGGCGCTGGCGGTGGTGGCGCTGGTGGCGACGCTCGCCGTCTCGGCGGTGCTGCCCTCCCAGGGCCCGTCGGACACCAAGGTCGGGGGGGCGCTGAACCACTGGTCCGCGACGATGCGCGACTATCTGCTGGTCATCCTGTTCCTGACACCGCTGCAGGCGGCGGGGGAGGAGTACGCGTTCCGCGGCTACCTGACCCAGGCGTTCGGCGGGCTCTTCAGGCAGCGCTGGGCGGCGGTGGTGATCCCCGCGTTCCTGTTCGCGCTGGCGCACGGTGGCCAGGACGTGCCGGTGTTCTTCGACCGGTTCGCGTTCGGATTGGTGGCGGGGGTGCTGGTGATCGCCACCGGCGGGCTGGAGGCAGGCATCGCGATGCACGTGCTGAACAACTTCCTGGCCTTCGGGCTCGCGCTGCTCTACGGGAACATGAGCCAGACGCTCAACGCGACCTCGGGCAGCTGGTGGAACATCCCCGTCACGCTCACCCAGTCGCTGGTCTTCCTCGCGCTGGTGCTGTGGGCCGGCCGGCGCCGGGGGCTCCAGACCCGCACCGGGGTGCCCGATTTCGCACCGGCCGGGCGGGCCATGTAA
- a CDS encoding fumarylacetoacetate hydrolase family protein, whose translation MRIARFTTGDEPLFGIVTGDLDEYGQPDPDAQVVALAGDPIYAGINPIDQTHRLEDVRLLAPVIPRSKVVAIGKNYADHVAEMKGVTGGDAPIEPMFFLKPNTSVIGPRDAIVYPPQSENVHFEGELAVVIGRICKDVPAERAAEVIYGWTIANDVSARDLQVADKQWSRAKGFDTFCPLGPWIETELTLEEVKRGLRLQTFLEGDLQQDGNTRDLLFDVPAIIAHVTAAMTLLPGDVILTGTPAGVGPMQPGQEVEVSIERLGALTNTVVKK comes from the coding sequence GTGCGCATCGCCCGATTCACCACAGGAGACGAGCCGCTCTTCGGCATCGTGACCGGCGACCTCGACGAGTACGGCCAGCCCGACCCGGACGCCCAGGTGGTGGCGCTGGCCGGGGACCCGATCTACGCCGGGATCAACCCGATCGACCAGACCCACCGCCTCGAGGACGTCCGGCTGCTGGCGCCGGTCATCCCGCGCAGCAAGGTGGTGGCGATCGGCAAGAACTACGCCGACCACGTCGCGGAGATGAAGGGTGTCACCGGCGGGGACGCCCCGATCGAGCCGATGTTCTTCCTCAAGCCGAACACCTCGGTGATCGGGCCACGCGACGCGATCGTCTATCCGCCGCAGAGCGAGAACGTCCACTTCGAGGGCGAGCTGGCGGTCGTGATCGGCCGGATCTGCAAGGACGTCCCGGCCGAGCGTGCCGCCGAGGTCATCTACGGCTGGACCATCGCCAACGACGTGTCGGCACGCGACCTCCAGGTGGCCGACAAGCAGTGGAGCCGGGCCAAGGGGTTCGACACCTTCTGCCCGCTCGGTCCCTGGATCGAGACGGAGCTGACGCTCGAGGAGGTCAAGCGTGGCCTGCGCCTGCAGACGTTCCTCGAGGGCGACCTGCAGCAGGACGGCAACACCCGCGACCTGCTCTTCGACGTGCCGGCCATCATCGCGCACGTGACCGCCGCGATGACGCTGCTGCCCGGCGACGTCATCCTCACCGGTACGCCGGCGGGCGTCGGGCCGATGCAGCCCGGCCAGGAAGTGGAAGTCTCGATCGAGCGCCTCGGTGCGCTCACGAACACGGTGGTGAAGAAGTGA
- a CDS encoding DUF2945 domain-containing protein — MADFKKGDKVTWRSHGGEAEGEVLRTITSDTELAGRQVRASKDKPQYLVRSEKSGGEAVHKPSALKKKG, encoded by the coding sequence ATGGCGGACTTCAAGAAGGGCGACAAGGTGACGTGGCGCAGCCACGGCGGCGAGGCCGAGGGTGAGGTGCTCCGCACGATCACCTCCGACACCGAGCTGGCCGGCCGACAGGTGCGGGCGAGCAAGGACAAGCCGCAGTACCTGGTCCGCAGCGAGAAGAGCGGTGGCGAGGCGGTCCACAAGCCGTCCGCGCTGAAGAAGAAGGGCTGA
- a CDS encoding 3-methyladenine DNA glycosylase, with protein MTSVVEHDEREAPALAHRERLLPFVGPHLARREAGIKHPVHDFLFTYYSFRPAQLLRWTPGAAALPESRRLLVTTLLRLLRATAARPAHLSCFGLHEWAMVYRADETRHPQPLRLGGEATDAVVTSHRIQCSHFDAYRFFTPAAVGLNVLRPGRDDRADFEQPGCLHGTMDLYKHAFRLSGLIGSDLVADCFELAWEVRIMDMRAAPYDLSGITLDPTGEPWTPVRIETAAGKQEYAAAQRRFAERGTVLRQRLIGECERLLAAEASAG; from the coding sequence GTGACATCGGTGGTGGAGCACGACGAGCGAGAGGCGCCTGCGCTCGCCCACCGCGAGCGGCTGCTGCCCTTCGTCGGCCCCCACCTCGCCCGCCGCGAGGCGGGCATCAAGCACCCGGTGCACGACTTCCTCTTCACCTACTACTCCTTCCGGCCCGCTCAGCTGCTGCGCTGGACGCCCGGTGCCGCCGCACTTCCCGAGAGCCGACGTCTGCTCGTCACCACACTGCTGCGACTGCTGCGCGCCACCGCAGCGCGCCCGGCGCACCTGAGCTGCTTCGGACTGCACGAGTGGGCGATGGTCTATCGCGCCGACGAGACCCGGCATCCGCAACCGCTGCGCCTGGGCGGTGAGGCGACCGACGCCGTCGTGACGTCGCACCGCATCCAGTGCTCGCACTTCGACGCCTACCGGTTCTTCACCCCGGCCGCTGTCGGGCTCAACGTGCTCCGCCCCGGCCGCGACGACCGCGCGGACTTCGAGCAGCCCGGCTGCCTGCACGGCACGATGGACCTCTACAAGCACGCCTTCCGGCTCTCCGGGCTGATCGGCTCGGACCTCGTCGCGGACTGCTTCGAGCTGGCCTGGGAGGTGCGGATCATGGACATGCGGGCAGCGCCGTACGACCTCTCCGGCATCACCCTGGACCCCACCGGCGAGCCCTGGACACCGGTGCGGATCGAGACGGCCGCCGGCAAGCAGGAGTACGCCGCCGCGCAACGTCGCTTCGCCGAGCGCGGCACGGTCCTGCGGCAGCGGCTGATCGGGGAATGCGAACGACTCCTGGCTGCCGAGGCATCCGCCGGCTGA